The genomic region ATCAAAATGGTCTCTAAAATGTCCCGCACCGGGGAATCCGCTGCGCTACTAACTGGGGGAAGAGCAGATGCGGATCTGCGCCACGAGTCCACTCCCGCTGCGCGCATCACAATCCCAATAACCGCGTGCGTTAACGGACGCATCGGAATCGTGGGGGTACGTCCAGACGCCGCGAGGATGGTTTCCATGCAGCGCGCTAGTGCCTCATTAAACTCATTATTAATCTCCAAAAGCCGCTGCGCCCAATCCGTGTCCCGCACAGCCCGCATCATCAGTTCAGAATGCAGAGTGTATACGTTGCCACCCACCCCGATGGCGTCCAGGAAGTCGAACAACAACACCTGCATAACCGTGCGGGTATCCCCATCGATGTGGTGGGACTGCCACTGCTGCATCTGCTCCTCAAGAGTGTCAATCAGGTTGGCGTACTCTTCCTCTGCCATCGCTGCCAGCAGTGAATCCTTAGACGCAAAATTTGAGTAAAACGCGCCCCGCGTAAACCCCGCCTTAGCGCAAATACGTTCCAGTGAACAGTGCTCCACACCCTCCGTCATTATCAACTCGCGGGTAGCTGCGATCAAACGATCCTGGGTTTGAAGCCTAGTGGACACGGACGCTCCCCTCACTCAAAGTTGCTAACCAGGATAATATCAGCCCGAAACGCCCCTCGCTGGCACCGCTCACACGCGACCATCGGCACCGCTCGCACGCGATCATCGGCGCCGCTCACACGCGCATAAACGTGCATTTTAAGCTGCAAAAACTGGACAAATGTTCGGCAATTAGGAAGAAATTTCTTAGATGCTCGTAAAGCGTACTATGATGTTTTCCGGTTGTACACGGCGCGGTGTCGAAAGACGCTCACGATGCAGTGACGAAAGAAGGAGAAATGAATACCGAACGAATAGTGTTTGCACACCGAGGGCTGAACTCCCAAGCCCCAGAAAACACCATGGCAGCGTTCCGCAAAGCAGTGGAATGCGGCGCCCGGTGGATTGAAACAGATGTGGACATAATCGCTGATGGCACGCCCATCATTTGCCATGACACACAGCTGGATCGCACCACAAACCGCGGGGGTACCTACTACGAAATCAGTAGCGAGGACCTCAACAGCATCGACGCGGGTACATGGTACGACCCACAATACGCCGGTGAACGCCTCCCGCAGCTGGCTCAGCTAGTGGACTACATGAATGAAACCGGGCTGAACGCGAACATCGAAATCAAATCCAACGAACAGGGCCGCAAACGCACCCTCGAACTGATCGACACCGTTATCGAACACCTGGAACGCGTTAAGAAATCCAAGATCATAGTTTCGTGCTTCAACCACGTACTACTGTACGAACTGCACCAGCGGGCGCCTAAACTGCCGATCGGTGCGCTTTACGAAACCTGCGCGCTCTACGACGACTGGCGGTCAACCTGCGAAATGGTGGGCGCCTCCTACATTCACCCAGAAAACGAGGGGCTAACCAAAGCTCGCGTACAAGCCTTCCGGGAAGCGGGCCTGGGTGTGAACGTGTGGACCGTTAACTCGCGCGCGCGAGCCAACGAACTATTCAACTGGGGCGTGACCGGCGTGTTCACGGACTACGCCGACAAACTACTAGACCTGGAGCAAAACTAAACGTGAGCAAGAATATTAATCCCATCCAAGACACAGCTGCCATAAACCAGGCAGCGCAGCAGGCGCAGCAGAAGAAGTCGCGCCTCCCCATCTTCTTGAGGCGCGGCCGAGTCGGCGGATTCCTCACCGTCGTCATGGCGGGGCAGCTGACGTACAGTGCGTTCGAAGCATTTAAAGGTTCCTTAATGCTCCCGCTGTGTAACGCGCTGGGAATCACAGTCGGCCAGTTCGGTACCCTCATGAGCTTCATTGGGATCGCCATGTTCCTCTACCCAATTGGTGGGTGGGTGAACAACCGGTTCACAATCCGTTCCCTACTGATTACGTGGAGTGCGTGGCGGCTCGTCACCTTCCTCGCGCTCTACATTTGCGCGCTCCCGTTCATGCCGGACATGCCATTCAAAGTGATGATCGCGATCGCGATTTCGTGGGGCGTGTGGGACGCACTCGGTTGGCCAGCGGTAGTTAACGGCGTGACGCTGCTATCTAAAGACGCGAACACGCGCGGGCGCGGTCTGGCAATGAGTTTGCTAGAAACCATCCGCCGCGGCGCCGAATTCCTCATGAATGCCGTAATCTTGCTGCTGCTGTGGATCTACCCGGGCAGTGCGAAAACGATCATGCTGGCATTCGGGTTTGGCTACACGTTGCTGCTAGTACCCCTCATTATTCTCATTTTGCGCACCGTACCGAAGAACGCGATTGCGGAGCACGAGAACATGTCGAAAAACACCGCTGCCCTGTACGGTTTGTGGCAGGTGCTGACACGTCCGCGCGTGTGGCTTGCAGGGGTGGCGGGCATGTGCCTGTATTGGACGTACGTTAACTTGATTTACTCGTCCGCGCCTTACGTAAAACTAGTGTTCAATGCATCCGATTCTGTTTCGGGGGTATTCGGAATTATTACGACCGGGGCAGTGGGGATGCTAGTTGCCCTGGTTGCAGGTGGTTTAGCCGACTACGTGTTCAAGTCTTCGACGTTAATGCTGGGGGTCGCGCTCGCGATTTGTGCGGTAGCGGCGGGAGTGGTCTACCTACTGCCTGCGGACCAGTCCATGCTGTGGTTTGCCATGAGTTTGCTGGTTTTGATGTCCGTTGGGATTTTTATGGGTAAAGCGGTTATTTTGGCGCCGATTGCGGAGCTGAACCTGCCAGACCAGATCAACGGTTCAGCCATGGCCATCGGTTCCCTGGCGGTGTACGCACCCGTGTTCTGGGGGAACTTCATGACCGCAGGCATTATTGACCGCCATGCGGATAATCCGTACGAGGGGTACCAGGTGATCTTCCTGATTACCCTGGCCGTGGCTGTTATCGGAGCGGTGTGCGCGTTCGTGCTCGCGATGATTAACCGTCGGATCGACCACCGGAACGCGCAGGCGGGCCACCTGAGTGCGCAGGAAAGTGCGGTGAAGTAGTTCTCGCCCTAATTCTGGGCTTGTTTTTACCCTGAGGCTGCCCCGCACCTAAATGTAGGTGTGGGCGGCAGTGGGGTGGGCTGTTGCGGAGCACGCTGTGCTGCGCAACAGCATATTTTTCGCTTAACTGCAGGAAATATACAGAGGTGTATTTGTCTTTGATACTCGTTCTTTCGATGATGAACGACAAATGAGTATTCAACGACACAACGATGACGCGCTAACAGGCGCGCAAGCGAAGCAAGACGACGAATGGCAGCTGTGGGCCCAGTTCCCAACCAGCGTGTGCCCCGATTTGACGTACATGCGCGAAACCGATTCGACGAACGCGCAACTAGTGCAGCAAGTAGAGGACACGATTGCGCAAGGCCAGGTCAGTAGCTTAGAGCCATACACAACGGTGGTGGCCTCGCAACAAACGCAGGGCCGGGGTAGGTACGCGCGCGCATGGATGGACGCGCCGGGCGCGTTACTGTTCTCCACCCTCGTGAAAGTACCGACCCCGTACCTTTCGTGGGTGACCTTGGTGGCCGGGCTGGCCCTAAAGAAAGCAACCCAGGTGCCGAATACGCAGCTGAAATGGCCCAACGACCTGCTGCTGGACGGGCGGAAAATAGCGGGAATCCTCAGTGAACACGTTGCAGCCGCCGGGCAAACTGAAGCTGAGGGCGAGCAGCACTGGGTAGTAGTCGGCGTGGGGCTTAACATCGGCCAGGTACCCTCGGTGGAAAACCCATTGAATGCAGTGCCAGCAGGGGCTTTAGAGACTGATCCAAACGAGCGCCCCCAGATCCTCAAGCGATTCCTAGAAGAACTACGCACCTACCTGCAAGACCTGACGCAAGTAAACGCGGGCGAAGCAAAACTGCGTGAATGGCAAGCAGAATACATGGGCGCGTCAATCGGTGCGGGCAGTGAGGCGTCGGTGACGCTCGCGACCGGGGAACGGTTGGAAGGCACCATGCTTGGCGTGGGGCTGCTAGGAACCCTGGAACTTGAAGTGGACGGTGAACGCCGGTCAGTAACCACAGCCGATGTGGCGCTGTCAGCCAAAGCAGGCACCGACCCCTCGCGCGTGGGCCACGTTGAAATACGTGATGAGGGGAGCGAAGCGGCTAACGCGGAAGGCTCGCGATGAGCGTTACCAAAGTTCTGGTCGCGAACCGCGGAGAAATCGCGGTGCGGGTGATCCGCACGCTGCGGCAAATGCGGATCCCATCCGTGGCGGTTTATGCAGATCAAGATCTGAACACTTTACCGTGCGATCTGGCGGATGAAGCGTGGGCGCTTGAGGGTACCACGGTTGCGCAAACCTACATGAACGGTGCTGCGCTGCTAGAGGTAGCGCAAAAATCTGGGGCGGACGCCATCCACCCCGGATACGGCTTCCTCTCTGAAGACGCAGCGTTCGTGGCCGACGTTGAAGCCGCCGGCATCACCTGGCTGGGCCCCAGTTCCGGTGCAATTGAACGCCTGGGTGACAAAATGCAGGCCCGCAGCCTCGCCCACAGCGCCCACGTGCAAACGATTCCCGGCTGCGAAGTACCCCTGGATGAAAACGGGGTAGAAACCGTACTCAAGTTCGCTTCTGAAGCTGGGTACCCCCTCGTCATAAAACTAGCGAACAGCGGGGGTGGGCGTGGTATCACCCGCGTGGATAGTGATGCGGATGTACAGCGGTACTTTGACGACCACGTAGGCGACCCGAACCTCGAGCACAGTTTCGTTGAAAAACTGATGCTGAACTGCCGCCACGTAGAAACCCAGTCTGTACGCGACCAAGCGGGGCACTTCCAAGTGGTGTCCACCAGGGACTGTTCGGTGCAGCGCCGAAACCAAAAAGTGGTGGAAGAAGCACCCGCCCCATTCTTGAAATCTCACACAAACGAGATGCTCGACGCATACTCAAAAGCCCTGTTCGAAGCCGCCGGCTACGTGGGGGTGGGGACGTGTGAGTACCTGGTGGACCGTGACGGCAACGTGTTCTTCCTGGAAGTCAACCCGCGGCTGCAAGTGGAACACACGGTGTCGGAGGAAGTGGCTGGCATCGACCTGGTTGCTGAGCAAGTGCGGATCGCGCGTGGGGAAAACCTACATCCGGTGACGGGGGTACATGGGTGTGCGATTGAGGTGCGGGTGACCAGTGAGGACCCGGCGAATGACCTCATGCCCGCATCCGGCACGGTCACAGGCGTGGTATGGCCCGGTGGTCCGGGGGTACGTATCGACTCTTACCTGCGGCCCGGGGATGCGATTGGGGGTGCGTTCGACTCACTGATCGGCAAAGTGACGGTGACTGCACCGACGCGTCCGCAAGCAATCCGCCTGCTGCAAGGCGCGTTAACTGAGTGCGCAATCCAGGGGGTACCTACGTCGATTCCGCTTTTGGAAGCGATTATCGAACACCCGGATTTCCAGTCTCTAGACCCGTCGGGAAGCCCGCAGGTACCCGCGGATAGTGCGGATGTCCTTGCGGATGAGTCTGAAACAGCGGCGGACAGTAGTGGTGATCACCAGTACGCCGTGCACACCAAGTGGCTTGAGCAGTCCCATATTCTTGAGGATCTTGCGGAAAACGGTGCGGAATCCAATGAGGGTACCTCGGGTGAACCTCAAAGTACCCCCGAGGAACTAGACACGTCCCTAACGGATCTGAGCATTGAAATCGATGGGCGCAGAACTAAACTTCGCGTGCCCCAGTGCCTCATCACTAAAAACGGTGTTGGCGGT from Gleimia hominis harbors:
- a CDS encoding biotin carboxylase N-terminal domain-containing protein encodes the protein MSVTKVLVANRGEIAVRVIRTLRQMRIPSVAVYADQDLNTLPCDLADEAWALEGTTVAQTYMNGAALLEVAQKSGADAIHPGYGFLSEDAAFVADVEAAGITWLGPSSGAIERLGDKMQARSLAHSAHVQTIPGCEVPLDENGVETVLKFASEAGYPLVIKLANSGGGRGITRVDSDADVQRYFDDHVGDPNLEHSFVEKLMLNCRHVETQSVRDQAGHFQVVSTRDCSVQRRNQKVVEEAPAPFLKSHTNEMLDAYSKALFEAAGYVGVGTCEYLVDRDGNVFFLEVNPRLQVEHTVSEEVAGIDLVAEQVRIARGENLHPVTGVHGCAIEVRVTSEDPANDLMPASGTVTGVVWPGGPGVRIDSYLRPGDAIGGAFDSLIGKVTVTAPTRPQAIRLLQGALTECAIQGVPTSIPLLEAIIEHPDFQSLDPSGSPQVPADSADVLADESETAADSSGDHQYAVHTKWLEQSHILEDLAENGAESNEGTSGEPQSTPEELDTSLTDLSIEIDGRRTKLRVPQCLITKNGVGGGAVGKDAKPLTAQPLLGKRKTNLANQAGGDGQVTAPIQGTVVRVVAKEGQTVEQGQTLLVLEAMKMEKRVDSPCDGVVEDIAVETGDAVSAGQLIVTVKKAEQAGEGDE
- a CDS encoding MFS transporter, translating into MSKNINPIQDTAAINQAAQQAQQKKSRLPIFLRRGRVGGFLTVVMAGQLTYSAFEAFKGSLMLPLCNALGITVGQFGTLMSFIGIAMFLYPIGGWVNNRFTIRSLLITWSAWRLVTFLALYICALPFMPDMPFKVMIAIAISWGVWDALGWPAVVNGVTLLSKDANTRGRGLAMSLLETIRRGAEFLMNAVILLLLWIYPGSAKTIMLAFGFGYTLLLVPLIILILRTVPKNAIAEHENMSKNTAALYGLWQVLTRPRVWLAGVAGMCLYWTYVNLIYSSAPYVKLVFNASDSVSGVFGIITTGAVGMLVALVAGGLADYVFKSSTLMLGVALAICAVAAGVVYLLPADQSMLWFAMSLLVLMSVGIFMGKAVILAPIAELNLPDQINGSAMAIGSLAVYAPVFWGNFMTAGIIDRHADNPYEGYQVIFLITLAVAVIGAVCAFVLAMINRRIDHRNAQAGHLSAQESAVK
- a CDS encoding glycerophosphoryl diester phosphodiesterase — its product is MNTERIVFAHRGLNSQAPENTMAAFRKAVECGARWIETDVDIIADGTPIICHDTQLDRTTNRGGTYYEISSEDLNSIDAGTWYDPQYAGERLPQLAQLVDYMNETGLNANIEIKSNEQGRKRTLELIDTVIEHLERVKKSKIIVSCFNHVLLYELHQRAPKLPIGALYETCALYDDWRSTCEMVGASYIHPENEGLTKARVQAFREAGLGVNVWTVNSRARANELFNWGVTGVFTDYADKLLDLEQN
- a CDS encoding biotin--[acetyl-CoA-carboxylase] ligase codes for the protein MSIQRHNDDALTGAQAKQDDEWQLWAQFPTSVCPDLTYMRETDSTNAQLVQQVEDTIAQGQVSSLEPYTTVVASQQTQGRGRYARAWMDAPGALLFSTLVKVPTPYLSWVTLVAGLALKKATQVPNTQLKWPNDLLLDGRKIAGILSEHVAAAGQTEAEGEQHWVVVGVGLNIGQVPSVENPLNAVPAGALETDPNERPQILKRFLEELRTYLQDLTQVNAGEAKLREWQAEYMGASIGAGSEASVTLATGERLEGTMLGVGLLGTLELEVDGERRSVTTADVALSAKAGTDPSRVGHVEIRDEGSEAANAEGSR
- a CDS encoding TetR/AcrR family transcriptional regulator, translating into MSTRLQTQDRLIAATRELIMTEGVEHCSLERICAKAGFTRGAFYSNFASKDSLLAAMAEEEYANLIDTLEEQMQQWQSHHIDGDTRTVMQVLLFDFLDAIGVGGNVYTLHSELMMRAVRDTDWAQRLLEINNEFNEALARCMETILAASGRTPTIPMRPLTHAVIGIVMRAAGVDSWRRSASALPPVSSAADSPVRDILETILILLMAASEPQEIAASEPQENN